Genomic DNA from Calditrichota bacterium:
CTACGCCGAGCGCGCCGCACTCCAGTGGGACAAGACCATAGCCCTGCCGGTGGAAGGCGAGATGGTGTTCCGGCTTTTCCCCTTGAAATCGGTGACTCCGTACGCGAGCATCGGTGCGGGGGCACTTTACTGGCGCTCCACCCAGGCGGGCACGGGTACCATCAGGAAAGGCTGGGACGCGTTTGGGAAGGTTGGAGGCGGCGCACAGTTCCACCTCTCCAAGACGTTGGCCTTATCGATCGGCGCCGATGTGCGGGTG
This window encodes:
- a CDS encoding outer membrane beta-barrel protein, which produces MRTTAKLSVAVALLTIASLPAVAQEGGWGSVSFGLQAGFSKLEGDLEHPRLCPTIGGQVEYAPVPYFGLRAAASYAILNSRDYAERAALQWDKTIALPVEGEMVFRLFPLKSVTPYASIGAGALYWRSTQAGTGTIRKGWDAFGKVGGGAQFHLSKTLALSIGADVRV